The following are encoded together in the Primulina tabacum isolate GXHZ01 chromosome 18, ASM2559414v2, whole genome shotgun sequence genome:
- the LOC142532779 gene encoding WD40 repeat-containing protein HOS15-like produces the protein MISLTSAELNYLIFRYLNESGFAHSAFALGYEAGINKSTIDGNLVPPGALVTFIQKGIQYLELEANFSNDDLDTDEDFQFLNPLDLITKDVHELQKIVKEKKEAKRKEKSKGKEKDNIENGREHAHGIPMEKEKELAKEKDNEKQPREKEKIEKEKEKATGKDKEKSLEGADVANPSGDEVNGKLEEIATDIGPEPMDICTIVDSLSYEISSSDVTVLQGHTSEVFACAWNPVGSFLASGSGDSTARIWTIDGPSSSNMQNGHHNVVLRHFKGRTNEKSKDVTTLDWNVDGTLLATGSYDGQARIWSRDGELISTLNKHKGPIFSLKWNKKGDYLLSGSVDKTAIVWDVKTGEWKQQFEFHSAPALDVDWRNNTSFATCSTDSMIYVCKVGENRPIKTFSGHQGEVNAIKWDPTGSLLASCSDDSTAKIWTMKQDSCLLDLKEHAKEIYTVRWSPTGAGTNHPNRQLVLASASFDSTIKLWEVDVGRLLHSLNGHRDPVYSVAFSPNGEYLASGSLDKCLHIWSVKEAKIVKTFTGNGGIFEVCWNKEGDKIAACFANNVVCVLDFRT, from the exons GGTTTGCCCATTCTGCTTTTGCTCTAGGATATGAGGCAGGGATCAACAAGAGTACTATTGATGGAAATCTTGTTCCACCTGGTGCACTTGTTACATTTATTCAGAAAGGAATCCAATATCTTGAACTAGAAGCAAACTTTAGTAAT GACGATTTAGATACAGATGAAGATTTTCAGTTCCTAAACCCTCTAGATCTTATAACCAAAGATGTACATGAACTTCAAAAGATCGTGAAAGAGAAGAAAGAAGCCAAGCGGAAAGAAAAGTCCAAGGGAAAGGAGAAAGATAATATTGAAAATGGGCGGGAGCATGCCCATGGGATTCCgatggaaaaagaaaaggagcTTGCTAAAGAAAAGGATAATGAAAAACAACCGAGGGAGAAAGAGAAGATAGAgaaagaaaaggagaaagcAACAGGTAAAGATAAGGAAAAGTCATTGGAGGGTGCCGATGTCGCAAATCCTTCGGGAGATGAGGTTAACGGCAAACTTGAGGAGATTGCAACTGATATAG GTCCAGAACCCATGGATATTTGCACGATTGTAGATTCTTTATCCTACGAAATATCGAGCAGTGATGTCACCGTTCTGCAAGGCCATACTTCCGAG GTTTTTGCGTGTGCATGGAACCCAGTCGGGTCATTTCTTGCTTCAGG GTCTGGAGATTCGACAGCTAGGATTTGGACCATTGATGGGCCATCTAGCTCCAATATGCAAAATGGGCATCATAATGTTGTACTGAGGCATTTCAAGGGTAGAACAAACGAGAAAAGCAAGGATGTGACCACACTTGATTGGAAT GTTGACGGCACACTACTTGCTACTGGTTCATACGATGGTCAAGCAAGAATATGGAGTAGAGATG GGGAGTTGATAAgtacattaaataaacataaaggGCCTATTTTCTCCTTAAAGTGGAACAAGAAAGGAGATTATCTTCTCAGTGGTAGCGTTGATAAAACTGCAATTgtatgggatgtcaagaccggAGAATGGAAACAACAATTCGAATTTCACTCAG CTCCTGCCCTTGATGTTGATTGGCGAAACAACACTTCTTTTGCAACCTGCTCCACTGATAGCATGATATATGTTTGCAAAGTTGGAGAGAACCGACCAATCAAAACTTTCTCTGGCCATCAG GGTGAAGTGAATGCTATCAAGTGGGACCCAACAGGCTCCCTACTGGCTTCATGCTCTGATGATTCTACGGCAAAG ATATGGACCATGAAACAGGACTCCTGCTTGCTTGATTTGAAAGAACATGCCAAG GAGATATACACTGTCCGATGGAGTCCAACAGGAGCTGGGACCAACCATCCTAATCGGCAACTAGTGCTAGCCAG TGCCTCCTTTGATTCAACAATAAAGCTCTGGGAAGTGGATGTTGGGCGTCTTCTCCACAGCTTAAATGGCCACAG GGATCCTGTTTATTCTGTTGCATTTAGCCCGAATGGTGAGTATCTGGCTAGTGGATCATTGGATAAATGCTTGCACATATGGTCTGTGAAGGAAGCCAAGATAGTGAAAACGTTCACTGGGAATGGAgggatctttgaagtttgctgGAACAAGGAGGGTGATAAGATTGCAGCTTGTTTTGCAAACAATGTGGTTTGTGTCTTGGATTTTCGAACGTAG